The DNA sequence CATTTGCATCTGCAAGTGCTTTAGCAACAGAAATTGTTCCGTTAGCGAAAGGCTCTAGCTCAAATACACCCATTGGACCATTCCAGATCACTAGTTTCGAGTTTAAAATAACATCACGGTATGCATCGATTGTTTTTGGTCCGATATCTAGCGCTTCCCAATCAGATGGGATGCTATCAATATCTACCACTTGTGTTGTTGCATCTGCACCGAAATCATCGGCAACAATCGCATCTAAAGGCATATAAAATTTCACGCCTTTTTCTTTTGCTTTATCCATGAACTGTTTCGCTAAATCAATTTTATCTTCCTCTAATAATGATTTACCAACTTCATGTCCAAGCGCTTTTACAAATGTGTAAGCTAATCCACCGCCGATAATAAGGTTATCAACGTTGTCTAATAGATTATCAATAACACCAATCTTATCTTTTACTTTCGCTCCACCAATAATGGCTGTAAATGGGCGCTCTGGGTTAGAAAGTGCTTTACCTAAAACTTCAAGCTCCTTCTCCATTAAGAATCCGCCTACAGCTGGTAGGTGTTGTGCAATCCCTTCCGTAGAAGCATGTGCACGGTGAGCAGCACCAAATGCATCATTTACATAAACATCCGCTAATGCTGCAAGCTCTTTTGCTAGCTCAGGATCGTTCTTCTCTTCCCCAGCTTCAAAACGTACGTTTTCAAGTAAAAGAACATCTCCTTCAGCAAGATTGCTGATAGCTTCCTTAGGCTCATCACCATAAACAGTGTCTGTTTTCACTACAGTTTTTCCTAATAAATCACTTAAACGCTTTGCTACAGCATCTAAACGGAGTTCTTCAACAACTTCACCTTTTGGTCTACCTAAGTGACTAGCTAAAATCACTTTCGCACCTTGTTCAGCTAAATGCTGGATAGTAGGTAATGCTGCACGGATTCTCGTATCATCTGTCACTGCACCGTCACTCATAGGTACGTTGAAATCAACACGACAGAATACGCGTTTTCCTTTAACATCAATGTCTCTCACTGATTTTTTATTCATCGTAAATGCCCCCTCTTCAAATGTGCTAAACACGCTTGTTTAGTTTGGAACAAATTTCGCATATAAAAGAGGAGAACAGGACACGTCGCTGTCTCCTCCCTTTTAACTATTTAGTCATACACAAAAGGGATCTATGAAAGAGTGTCCAATCGTCTAATAGACTTAAGGACGTTACTCTTATAGTCCTTGCTTCGCGATGTAAGCAACAAGGTCTACAACACGGTTAGAGTAACCAGACTCGTTGTCATACCAAGAAATAACTTTAACCATGTTACCTTCCATTACCATCGTAGAAAGTCCGTCGACAGTAGAAGAAGATGGGTTACCATTGTAGTCACCAGATACTAATGGCTCTTCGCTGAAATCTAATACACCTTTAAGTGGACCTTCAGCAGCAGCTTTAAGTGCAGCATTTACTTCTTCAGCTGTTACATCTTTATCTAATTCAGCAACTAAGTCTACTAAAGAAACGTTAGGTGTAGGTACACGCATTGCTCCACCATTTAATTTACCTTTTAATTCAGGAAGAACTAATGCAACTGCTTTTGCAGCACCAGTAGTTGTCGGAATGATGTTTTCAGCAGCAGCACGTGCACGACGAAGATCCTTATGTGGTAAATCAAGGATTTGTTGGTCGTTAGTGTAAGAGTGAACTGTTGTCATCATACCGCGACGAATACCAAAGTTGTCGTTTAATACTTTTGCAAATGGAGCTAAACAGTTAGTAGTACAAGATGCGTTAGAAATTACATGGTGGTTAGCTGCATCGTACTTATCTTCGTTAACACCCATAACAACTGTGATGTCTTCTTCAGATGCAGGAGCAGAGATGATTACTTTCTTCGCACCAGCTTCTAAGTGTTTTGCAGCGTCAGCACGCTTCGTGAAGAAACCAGTAGATTCTACAACAACTTCTACTCCTTGATCTCCCCAAGTTAGTTTCGCAGGATCTCTTTCTGCAGTAACTTTAATTTCTTTCCCACCTACAATAAGGTTGTCACCAGATACTTCAACAGTAGCATCTAATTTACCATGCACAGAGTCATATTTAAGTAAGTGTGCAAGTGTATTTGCATCAGTTAAGTCGTTTACTGCAACTACCTCTACCTCTGGGTTATTTAGTGCCGCACGGAAAACCACGCGTCCAATACGTCCAAAACCATTAATACCAACTTTTGTAGCCATTTTTAAAATTCCTCCTTTAATTATAAAAGCAAAATATATATATCAAAGGGATAATAGTTTTACCCCTTGAATAAAAGTTTCTTCATAGGGATCGTTGTCCTATTTAATATGTTTCCTTATTTCTACAAAATAAACTATGTAGTATTTAATATTTCTTTAGCAGCTGCTTCATCGGTTACTAGTATTTGATTACAACTATGTTTCATATACGCTTTAATAGCCCTTGCTTTTGAAGTTCCGCCGGAGACCGCAATAATATGCGAGATATCCTTTAAATCTTCTAATTGTAATCCAATCGTTAACACTTTATGGATAATATCCCCAGTCTCATTAAAATAATAACCGAAGGCTTCTGCTACAGCATGCTCATTCTTTAATTTCTCAATAAGCTCATTTGATGAATTTCTTCTATTCGCCATCGTATGGGCTTCCCCTATACTATGGATCACCATGTTTGCTGAATGGATTAACTCCAAGATGTGTTTAATAGAAGGTTCCTCCACAAGCGATTGATATGCTTCCTTACTTAATTGATCGGGAACGTGTAGTAGCTTATATGTCCCCATGGCCTTTCTAGCCATCGTTGCACAGATCGTGTTTGCTTGATTTTCTACTTGTTCTCCTAATCCACCTCTTGCTGGAACAAAAAGTGCTTCCTTTAAATCCATATCAGGAACCACCATTTCTGCTACTGCAGCGATGGTCGTACCACCAGTAACCGCAATTGTATTTCCTTTTGTGTACAATCGCTTTTTCATAATAGAGACGCAAGTTCTTCCCATTTCTTTTTTTACCCATGGATACATATCACTATTCCCGGGTACAATATAAACCTCTTTTAATTGAAGAAGCTCCTTTAATTGTTTTTCCATCGTACGGATGTCAAAAACTTCTTTCATTACTTCTTCTAATTGAGTGAGTAGTGTTAAGCCGTCTTCAGTTAATGTCATTCCTGAGGCCGTTATATCTAATAACCCTTGCTCTTTAAGGAACGTGACTTCACTTCGAAGAATTCGTTCAGACATTTCCAAATTATTAGCTAACGTTCTTCTGCCGATTGGTTGCATTAATCTTATGTAACGAAGAACGCGATAGCGTAACCCAAGTACTTCCACAAGATCGGGCAACAACTTCTTTTGTAGGTCTAAAAGCATCTTCATATCTGTTTAAAACTCCTTTATCGCTTCCCCCTAGGGACTTTTATCGTCCCTCATAGACATATTGTGTCCCACCTGTTGCTAAAAAAAAGAGCATTTCTTTATGTACAATAATTTGGAAAAATCGATCTCGTTCCACAAAATTTATTGTACCAATGAAATGTCTCACTAGCAAGTATTAACATGTGAACTTTTTGTTGATTTTTTGTTTCAATGTTAAAGATGATATTATCCCCTCATCAAGCACATCGCCTGTTTCATCTTCAATGACAGGAATGCGAATTTGATATTTTTCAAGCCATTCATCGTTTGAATATATGTCCCGTTCCACAATTTCAAAAGTAGAACGTTCATTAATTTTTTGTAAGATTTCTAGTCCTTTATCGCAGAGGGGACAGCCTGTTTTTGTGTAAAAGTAAAGTTTCGACATTGCAAAAATACTCCTTCCTTTAAGAAAACCGTCTTCGTTTTCTTGAGCCAGGTATGTTCATTTCATCTCTATATTTTGCTACCGTTCTTCTTGAGACGGCAATTGCATAGTTTTCATGTATCATGGTCGCTAGCTTATCATCAGAAAAAGGCTTTGTTTTATCTTCATTATCTATCATTTGCTTTAAATGCGTTTTTACACTTTCAGAAGAGTTTGTCTGACCTTTATTCGACCCTACTGAAGCCGTAAAAAAGTATTTAAATGGGTACAACCCCATCGGCGTTTCTATATATTTGTTCATCGTAGCTCTAGAAACGGTAGACTCATGTATACCTAAATGATCAGCAACAGTTTTTAATGTTAGTGGTCTTAAGTTCACTGCACCACCTTTTAGAAAATCGAGTTGCTTTTCTATAATCGTGCTCGCAACATCAAATAAAGTTTTTTGACGCTGCTCTATACATTTTTTTATCCATACATACTGCTCATATTTTTTTTGAATATATTTATTAATAGTAGTATCACTATTTTTCATGAGTTCTTGATAGTTTTTATTCAATGTGAGCTTTGGCAACAGCTCATCATGAATATACAATTTAAAGCCTTCAATTGTTGACTTTACACTAACATCTGGCACAACATATGTGCATGGCTCATTTGAAAAAATTGCGCCTGGTTTTGGATTGAGTTGTTGAATTTTATCAGTAATTTTTTGTAATTTTAATACACTAATATTTTCTTTGTTCGCAATTGTTTTTAACTGCTTATTAGCAAGCTCTTCAAAATAATTTTCTAAAATGAATTCCGCTTGCTCGTCTCTTTCTTTTTGCTGTCTCATTTGGATAAGAAGGCATTGTTGTAATGACGAAGCGCCGACTCCTGCCGGTTCTAACGTCTGGATAATATCTATCGCCTTTGTAACTTCAGTTAGGCTGACATTTAATTCTATAGCAATTTCTGATGGAGGGTGCAGTAAATATCCGTTTTCATCCACACATTGCGCCGCATATAAAGCGATATTTTTTATTGACTTATCAAGATCTAAAAATGTAATTTGGTTTTGTAAAAATTGCTTTAAATCAACGAAATCTTTACTTATATGTTCAATTGCCGATGTACTTTCATCGGCATGCGTAATAGCTGTCCAATTATTATTTTCAAAGCTTTCTATTTCGATTAGAGGGTTTTCGAGTAGTAATTCATGAATGTAATCTTGTAATTCCATCGCTGAACACTGAAGCATCGCTATTCCTTGACGAAGTTCATTTGTCATGACGAGCCTCAAGGATTGCTGCTGAAGTAATTGCACTTCATTTTTCATATAAGCCCCCCTAGAAATAGAATCATTGATTTTTTTACACTTGTAATTATACCATGTTCATTCACATATATTTGTCTAACTTTTTTCATGAAAAAGTTTGATTTTATGTATTGTTTTCTTGTTTCTACATAAAATATAGTGTTTGAAAAGAAATAAAATCGGCTATGATGAGTATGTTGGTACATATATTTATAAAGATCAAACATATCATTTGACCTTTATTGACCATTAGTTTATGATAATCACATGAAGTAGCACTCTTGTGATCTAGTCTCACATATTTTTTATATAAGGCGAAGGAGGAGTACTAAATGAATTTAGTCCCAACGGTAATTGAACAAACAAATCGCGGTGAACGCGCATATGACATTTATTCTCGGTTATTAAAGGACCGCATTATTATGCTAGGATCTGCTATTGATGATAACGTAGCTAACTCTATCGTTTCTCAATTACTATTCTTAGCTGCGGATGACCCTGAAAAAGATATTTCACTTTACATTAATAGTCCTGGTGGATCGATTACAGCCGGTATGGCTATTTTCGATACGATGCAATTTATACAGCCGAAAGTGCAAACAATATGTATCGGTATGGCAGCATCAATGGGGGCATTCCTTCTAGCTGCTGGTGAACCTGGCAAACGTTTTGCCCTACCAAATAGTGAAGTAATGATTCACCAACCATTAGGTGGTGCACAAGGTCAAGCAGCAGACATTGAAATCCATGCTAAAAGAATTGTCCAAATGCGTGAAAAGCTTAATGAAATTTTAGCTGAGCGTACTGGCCAACCAATTGAAGTCATTGCACGCGATACAGACCGCGACAATTTCATGACATCTTTTGAAGCGAAAAAATATGGCTTAATTGATGAAGTTATGGAGAAGAAGCCTGAATAAAATGATTTTAAAGTCTAGTGAGAAGTAATCTTGCTAGGCTTTTTTTATTTTAGGTGGCGGGATTGAGGCGTGAGGGTGGTGGGCTTTCTACAGATTATAGTGTCTTTTAACGGAATACTAGCTTATCTTGCTTTCCTTTCTACTGCATACAGCTTCCTGGAAAGGAATACTAAGCCACTTTGCTTTCCTTTCTAAGGCACTCTGCATCCTGGAAAGGAATACTAAGCCACTTTGCTTTCCTTTCTAAGCCATTCAGCTTCCTGGAAAGGAATACTAAGCCACTTTGCTTTCCTTTCTAAGGCATTCAGCTTCCTGGAAAGGAATACTAAGCCACTTTGCTTTCCTTTCTAAGGCACTCAGATTCCTGGAAAGGAATACTAAGCCACTTTGCTTTCCTTTCTGAGGCACGCAGATTCCTGGAAAGGAATACTAAGCCACTTTGCTTTCCTTTCTGACGCCAACAAACTCACTCAAACAAAAAGAGCCTCTCTTCTAGTTAGATTACAATTACAATCTAATTAGAAGAGAGGCCCTTTTTTGTTAATTTCATCACAAACATGTGCTAAATCAAGCTTTATACTTCTTGTTCGACAAATTCTACTAGAGCATCCATTGCAGCTTCTTCATCCGAACCAGAAATCGACAAGCTAATTTCTTTGTTTGCATTAATTGCCAGGCTCATAATACCCATAATACTTTTAGCGTTTACCTTTTTCCCATCTTTTTCAATAAAGATATCTGATTGAAAGCGATTAGCCTCTTGTACAAATAATGCAGCTGGTCTTGCTTGTAACCCTGTCTTACGTTTTACTACAACCTTTTTTTCTAACATCTTTACTTCCTCCCTATAGCCGTATATTATATTTATTAGATTATATTGTATATCATTTGTCCTTATGCTAGTGCTGCTTTTTAATTAATTGGTTCACCTGCGCGTAATTTATTCGCAAATTCCTCAATTTTTCTTAGACGGTGATTAACCCCAGATTTACTCACCTTACCACTTTCCACCATTTCACCTAGCTCTTTCAATGTGACGTCTTGGTGTTTTATACGAAGTTCAGCGATCTCTCTTAATTTTTCTGGAAGGACTTCAAGGCCTACCTCTTGTTTAATTAAGCGGATACTTTCTACTTGTCTGATTGCTGCACCGACAGTTTTATTTAGATTTGCTGTTTCACAGTTAACAAGCCTATTCACTGAATTCCGCATGTCCTTCATTATTCTAACATCTTCGAATTTCAAAAGGGCACTATGAGCACCGATAATGTTGAGGAACTCACTAATTTTCTCGCCTTCTTTTAAGTACAAGATAAAACCTTTTTTTCTTTCTAACATTTTCGCGTTTAAGTCAAAATAATTCATTAATTCACATAGCGAGCTGTTGTGTTCTTCGTAAAAAGAGAAAATTTCCAGATGATAGGATGATGTATCTGGGTGATTAACGGAGCCGCCAGCTAAAAATGCTCCTCTTAAGTAAGCACGTTTGCAGCATTCGTTCTCAATAATCTCCTCAGAAATTTCCCTCGTAAAAGACAAGGTTGCATCCATTATTTTTAACTGCTCTAATAACGATCTTGCTTCCTTCGTTATTCGGACAACATACACATTGTTTTTCTTTAGTCGCATCTTTTTTCTTACAAGTAGCTCAACATGTACTTGAAAAAGCTGCTTTATTAATGTGTAGATTCTTCTCGCAATCGCAGCATTCTCAGTTTGAATGTCCAAGGCAATTTGCATATTTCTAATGGAGATAGAACCATTCATTCGAATCAAGGCGGCAAGCTCTGCCTTCGAACAGCATTCGTCTACTTCCAGTTGTGTTAGTTCTTTTTTAGTCATGGAAGCAAAAGACATCTGCCTCACCTCCTGCATCATATAATTGACAGATGTTCGCTTAACTGACACTGCACCATTCACGTTTAAAACGTTTGATATTATAAAATAGCATCATCGACAGCTTATAAATATTAATATCTTTAAATATTAATTATAGCATAGATATGAGTCGTTGCGATAACTTTAAGGCATCATGTCGTAAATATTCATTATCAAAGTAAAGTAAATTATCAGCTACTACTTCAAGTCCCATTTCTTTTAATCGGTGCTCATCTACGATGACTTCTTTGGCACCTTCCTCTAAATAGCGTTGAGAATAGGAAAATGGTATTTTTTGATTATTAACTAATATTGCGTGTAAAAATGGCATGTCTATATGATCATATATGGCTTTAATGTGGTCTGCTGCAGTAAAATTATCTGTTTCCCCTGGCTGTGTCATCACATTGCATA is a window from the Evansella cellulosilytica DSM 2522 genome containing:
- a CDS encoding phosphoglycerate kinase; this encodes MNKKSVRDIDVKGKRVFCRVDFNVPMSDGAVTDDTRIRAALPTIQHLAEQGAKVILASHLGRPKGEVVEELRLDAVAKRLSDLLGKTVVKTDTVYGDEPKEAISNLAEGDVLLLENVRFEAGEEKNDPELAKELAALADVYVNDAFGAAHRAHASTEGIAQHLPAVGGFLMEKELEVLGKALSNPERPFTAIIGGAKVKDKIGVIDNLLDNVDNLIIGGGLAYTFVKALGHEVGKSLLEEDKIDLAKQFMDKAKEKGVKFYMPLDAIVADDFGADATTQVVDIDSIPSDWEALDIGPKTIDAYRDVILNSKLVIWNGPMGVFELEPFANGTISVAKALADANDAYTVIGGGDSAAAVEKFGFAENMDHISTGGGASLEFMEGKVLPGVAALNDR
- the gap gene encoding type I glyceraldehyde-3-phosphate dehydrogenase — protein: MATKVGINGFGRIGRVVFRAALNNPEVEVVAVNDLTDANTLAHLLKYDSVHGKLDATVEVSGDNLIVGGKEIKVTAERDPAKLTWGDQGVEVVVESTGFFTKRADAAKHLEAGAKKVIISAPASEEDITVVMGVNEDKYDAANHHVISNASCTTNCLAPFAKVLNDNFGIRRGMMTTVHSYTNDQQILDLPHKDLRRARAAAENIIPTTTGAAKAVALVLPELKGKLNGGAMRVPTPNVSLVDLVAELDKDVTAEEVNAALKAAAEGPLKGVLDFSEEPLVSGDYNGNPSSSTVDGLSTMVMEGNMVKVISWYDNESGYSNRVVDLVAYIAKQGL
- a CDS encoding sugar-binding transcriptional regulator, giving the protein MKMLLDLQKKLLPDLVEVLGLRYRVLRYIRLMQPIGRRTLANNLEMSERILRSEVTFLKEQGLLDITASGMTLTEDGLTLLTQLEEVMKEVFDIRTMEKQLKELLQLKEVYIVPGNSDMYPWVKKEMGRTCVSIMKKRLYTKGNTIAVTGGTTIAAVAEMVVPDMDLKEALFVPARGGLGEQVENQANTICATMARKAMGTYKLLHVPDQLSKEAYQSLVEEPSIKHILELIHSANMVIHSIGEAHTMANRRNSSNELIEKLKNEHAVAEAFGYYFNETGDIIHKVLTIGLQLEDLKDISHIIAVSGGTSKARAIKAYMKHSCNQILVTDEAAAKEILNTT
- a CDS encoding glutaredoxin family protein — encoded protein: MSKLYFYTKTGCPLCDKGLEILQKINERSTFEIVERDIYSNDEWLEKYQIRIPVIEDETGDVLDEGIISSLTLKQKINKKFTC
- the rpoN gene encoding RNA polymerase factor sigma-54 — encoded protein: MKNEVQLLQQQSLRLVMTNELRQGIAMLQCSAMELQDYIHELLLENPLIEIESFENNNWTAITHADESTSAIEHISKDFVDLKQFLQNQITFLDLDKSIKNIALYAAQCVDENGYLLHPPSEIAIELNVSLTEVTKAIDIIQTLEPAGVGASSLQQCLLIQMRQQKERDEQAEFILENYFEELANKQLKTIANKENISVLKLQKITDKIQQLNPKPGAIFSNEPCTYVVPDVSVKSTIEGFKLYIHDELLPKLTLNKNYQELMKNSDTTINKYIQKKYEQYVWIKKCIEQRQKTLFDVASTIIEKQLDFLKGGAVNLRPLTLKTVADHLGIHESTVSRATMNKYIETPMGLYPFKYFFTASVGSNKGQTNSSESVKTHLKQMIDNEDKTKPFSDDKLATMIHENYAIAVSRRTVAKYRDEMNIPGSRKRRRFS
- the clpP gene encoding ATP-dependent Clp endopeptidase proteolytic subunit ClpP, with protein sequence MNLVPTVIEQTNRGERAYDIYSRLLKDRIIMLGSAIDDNVANSIVSQLLFLAADDPEKDISLYINSPGGSITAGMAIFDTMQFIQPKVQTICIGMAASMGAFLLAAGEPGKRFALPNSEVMIHQPLGGAQGQAADIEIHAKRIVQMREKLNEILAERTGQPIEVIARDTDRDNFMTSFEAKKYGLIDEVMEKKPE
- a CDS encoding HPr family phosphocarrier protein, coding for MLEKKVVVKRKTGLQARPAALFVQEANRFQSDIFIEKDGKKVNAKSIMGIMSLAINANKEISLSISGSDEEAAMDALVEFVEQEV
- the whiA gene encoding DNA-binding protein WhiA produces the protein MSFASMTKKELTQLEVDECCSKAELAALIRMNGSISIRNMQIALDIQTENAAIARRIYTLIKQLFQVHVELLVRKKMRLKKNNVYVVRITKEARSLLEQLKIMDATLSFTREISEEIIENECCKRAYLRGAFLAGGSVNHPDTSSYHLEIFSFYEEHNSSLCELMNYFDLNAKMLERKKGFILYLKEGEKISEFLNIIGAHSALLKFEDVRIMKDMRNSVNRLVNCETANLNKTVGAAIRQVESIRLIKQEVGLEVLPEKLREIAELRIKHQDVTLKELGEMVESGKVSKSGVNHRLRKIEEFANKLRAGEPIN